In one Rhopalosiphum padi isolate XX-2018 chromosome 3, ASM2088224v1, whole genome shotgun sequence genomic region, the following are encoded:
- the LOC132925534 gene encoding protein GVQW3-like, with protein MLQKAYGESAMKKTSVYEWYKRFQDGREDVEDDERFGRPSMSIIDENVKKVGKMVMNDRRIRIREVADEVGISIGSCHNIFSNVLGMKRVAAKFIPKLLNFDQKNNRMNIAQELLNDVNDDPSLLERAITGDETWVYGYDVETKAQSSTWKHSTSPRAKKARQVRSNVKVLLTVFFDFNGIVHQEFLPQGRTVNKEYYFEIMRRLREAIRKNAPIYGKTIHGFCTTITHLLIRRCLFVIFWPKKIPLSCPNLHIQQIWLRVTFSCSQS; from the coding sequence ATGTTACAAAAAGCCTATGGTGAGTCTGCTATGAAAAAAACAAGTGTTTACGAGTGGTATAAGCGTTTCCAAGATGGCCGCGAAGACGTTGAAGATGACGAACGCTTCGGTCGACCCAGCATGTCAATAATCGATGAAAATGTGAAAAAAGTGGGAAAAATGGTTATGAATGATCGCCGAATCAGAATTAGAGAAGTTGCTGATGAAGTTGGCATATCGATTGGTTCAtgtcataacattttttcaaatgttttggGCATGAAACGAGTGGCAGCAAAATTCATTCCAAAACTGCTGAATTTTGACCAAAAAAACAATCGCATGAACATCGCTCAGGAGCTGCTAAATGACGTCAACGACGATCCAAGTTTACTTGAAAGGGCCATAACTGGTGATGAAACATGGGTGTACGGTTATGATGTCGAAACCAAAGCACAATCGTCCACCTGGAAGCATTCAACGTCACCAAGAGCGAAAAAAGCACGTCAAGTTCGATCAAACGTCAAGGTTTTGCTTACTGTTTTCTTCGATTTTAATGGCATAGTACATCAAGAGTTCTTACCACAAGGTCGTACGGTTAATAAGGAGTATTACTTTGAAATTATGCGACGTTTGCGTGAAGCAATCCGAAAAAACGCCCCAATTTATGGAAAAACAATTCATGGCTTTTGCACCACGATAACGCACCTGCTCATTCGTCGTTGCTTGTTCGTAATTTTTTGGCCAAAAAAAATACCGTTGTCATGCCCCAACCTCCATATTCAACAAATATGGCTCCGTGTGACTTTTTCCTGTTCCCAAAGTTGA
- the LOC132925535 gene encoding uncharacterized protein LOC132925535, translating into MITRDWLVWSKVKQAFYCLPCKLFSTLPESQRSALALPEGFSTAKRWKKLYDKVPEHENSSVHKKSYVQWKSEIFKIKKDKSLSGILLKSINSDKEKWRELLKRLIKVTLFLAERGLAFRGDSEKIGESSNGNFLGILELLTNYDPVLNEHLNKIRHFQEKGDRMQVHYLSHDIQNEFISLCAAEVTKKILEEREKARYYSVIVDATPDSAHVEQTVILIRYVNLTEQVENQQYQVEERLLCLVDCANKSGKAIADLIMSKLKIFKIPLEDCKGQGYDNGSNMKGVYKGAQVIILRANNEAIYSACTCHSLNLCGEQAAESSRVDSVKPVAAHLPAILEALEDLKVLNLTSECPRDIQGLEKYFKTFNCLLLASIWFKILKSIDIVNRVLQCKSGTLDVASKNLSSLIEDLHKIRNEGYDNILNETLIVAKNIGWPQYFEEELKRTRKRKRHIDEDDENENADDHQRTKFKNDVFNIILDSVIGDMTVRLESVHSLCERFSVLWLNKEMTIDQIQEKTTRLVKQYPKDLGDELTDELQSLKLIYSANFGEKTLSPWDLLNAIKTSNLENLFPNLTVALRIFITIPATVASAERSFSVLKRVKNVLRSTMCQNRLSSLGVLAVEKELAKNTNLDAVIDDFAMKKARKGTL; encoded by the exons ATGATTACGAGAGATTGGCTAGTTTGGAGTAAAGTAAAGCAAGCATTTTACTGTTTACCTTGTAAACTATTTAGCACGTTGCCTGAGTCACAGCGTTCCGCGTTGGCACTTCCTGAAGGGTTTTCTACAGCGAAACGTTGGAAAAAGCTGTATGATAAGGTCCCTGAACACGAAAATAGTTCAGTACATAAAAAAAGCTACGTTCAATGGAAATCAGagatctttaaaataaaaaaagacaaaTCCTTGtcaggtattttattaaaatcgatcAACAGTGATAAAGAAAAGTGGCGTGAGCTCTTAAAGCGTTTAATTAAGGTCACTTTGTTTCTGGCCGAAAGAGGGCTGGCTTTTCGAGGGGATTCTGAAAAAATCGGTGAATCATCTAATGGGAATTTCTTGGGCATCTTAGAACTACTCACTAACTATGATCCAGTTTTGaatgaacatttaaataaaattcgcCACTTTCAAGAAAAGGGAGATAGAATGCAAGTGCATTACCTGTCCCATGACATTCAAAATGAATTCATAAGCTTATGTGCTGCTgaagtaactaaaaaaattctTGAAGAGAGAGAAAAAGCAAGGTACTACTCTGTAATTGTTGATGCAACACCTGATTCTGCTCATGTAGAACAGActgttatattaataagatatGTTAATTTAACTGAACAGGTAGAAAATCAACAATACCAAGTGGAAGAACGTCTACTATGCTTAGTAGATTGTGCCAATAAAAGTGGAAAAGCTATAGCAGACCTCATtatgagtaaattaaaaatatttaaaattccattAGAAGACTGTAAGGGCCAAGGGTATGATAATGGTAGTAATATGAAAGGTGTATATAAAGGAGCTCAAGTTATTATACTCAGAGCTAATAACGAGGCTATATACTCAGCTTGTACTTGTCACTCTTTAAATCTATGTGGGGAACAAGCAGCAGAGAGCT CAAGAGTTGATAGTGTAAAACCAGTCGCTGCACATCTTCCAGCTATATTAGAAGCCCTTGAAGATTTGAAGGTACTAAACTTGACATCAGAATGTCCTCGAGACATACAGGGATTAGAAAAGTACTTCAAAACTTTTAACTGTCTTCTCCTAGCTTCTATTTGGTTCAAGATCCTAAAGTCAATAGACATTGTAAACCGTGTATTACAATGTAAAAGTGGTACTTTGGATGTTGCCTCGAAAAATTTGAGTTCATTGATCGAAGACTTGCACAAAATACGAAATGAAggttatgataatatacttaatgaaaCTCTAATAGTGGCTAAAAATATAGGTTGGCCTCAATATTTCGAAGAAGAATTAAAAAGAACTCGGAAACGAAAAAGACATATAGATGAAGATGACGAAAACGAAAATGCAGATGATCATCAAAGAACTAAATTCAAGAATGACGTTTTCAATATTATCCTAGATAGTGTTATTGGAGATATGACAGTTAGGTTGGAATCAGTGCATTCTCTTTGTGAAAGATTTTCTGTGCTATGGTTGAATAAAGAAATGACCATAGACCAGATTCAAGAAAAAACTACTAGGCTGGTAAAACAGTATCCAAAGGATTTAGGAGATGAGCTTACAGATGAACTTCAAAgtttaaaacttatatattcAGCCAACTTTGGTGAAAAGACACTCTCACCTTGGGATCTTCTGAATGCTATAAAAACTTCAAATCTGGAAAATTTATTTCCTAACCTTACTGTGGCTCTCAGGATATTTATCACAATTCCTGCTACAGTAGCAAGTGCAGAACGCTCTTTCTCTGTattaaaaagagtaaaaaatgttttacgttCGACCATGTGTCAAAACAGGCTATCAAGCTTAGGAGTCTTGGCAGTGGAAAAAGAACTAGCTAAAAACACCAACTTGGATGCTGTTATCGATGATTTTGCTATGAAAAAGGCCAGAAAAGGAACACTTTAA